A stretch of the Tachyglossus aculeatus isolate mTacAcu1 chromosome 6, mTacAcu1.pri, whole genome shotgun sequence genome encodes the following:
- the MAP7D3 gene encoding MAP7 domain-containing protein 3 isoform X6 → MKGISSQANKQSPSSVNLKQAESVMNKRLSTSSATLLNSPDKKFHLCPRSAAAGTFQHPLQTQKMPLRSRSIDRLKSTASPVEPSAADSIQKSEMDKQSPAPTAKRPPSPSLSARRRSPSPANVAKRPPSPSTVKHIQRNRPPSPSVLKQRPPSPSSVYKPVPVQRPPLTPSITKKKSEADSKPKDKGEEVPSQEPGASPTSEKESAAVIAKTKDESNSKTVPGTTSAEEAAKILAEKRRLAREQRERDEQERIQKKEEERKIQEEMAKKAIEDKARQEEELSRLEEERRLEDEEQQRKSEEERIREEQERLAELQQQREEAEAKAQEEAERQRQERERIMQQNMQERLERKKRIEEIMKRTRKAEQNAAKSEEKSSNEVMEEEEEEEEEETEERDFEKVDPSVKINGIDSSQEMKTQSEMSSEALPGEVIDEEQSAEMPKEEAGEVFMNGDEQTVEQKTGGSLYLVPPKDSSSSAKETVIQTSEIVHVNEADHTTGFVPNLNGKSSAWTFEEIIDLGVHAKSTKLSSDGFASDSSDQNLNDAATFPPNPKVAFEEDGAVNTLTKPIETPSEL, encoded by the exons caatccccctcctcagtcaACCTCAAGCAAGCAGAATCTGTTATGAACAAACGTTTGTCTACATCTTCAGCAACTCTTCTGAACTCCCCTGACAAGA AATTTCACCTCTGTCCTCGTTCAGCTGCAGCCGGTACCTTCCAGCATCCGCTGCAAACTCAGAAGATGCCGTTGCGCAGCCGCAGCATCGACAGGCTGAAGAGCACCGCCTCTCCAGTGGAGCCCAGCGCTGCGGATTCCATTCAG AAATCAGAAATGGACAAGCAGTCACCAGCTCCTACTGCGAAGCGTCCACCTTCACCATCCCTATCAGCTCGTAGGCGGTCGCCTTCCCCAGCTAATGTTGCTAAGCGCCCTCCATCACCTTCCACTGTTAA GCATATTCAAAGGAATCGTCCACCTTCACCTAGTGTTTTGAAACAAAGACCACCGTCTCCCTCCAGTGTTTATAAGCCAGTACCTGTCCAGCGTCCCCCACTCACACCCAGTATTACCAAAAAAAAATCGGAGGCAGATTCAAAGCCAAAGGATAAAGGTGAAGAAGTCCCAAGCCAAGAGCCTGGGGCATCACCAACCTCAGAGAAAGAAAGTGCAGCAGTTATTGCAAAGACCAAAGACG AGTCTAATAGCAAAACTGTACCTGGGACcacaagtgctgaggaagctGCCAAAATTCTGGCAGAGAAACGCCGCCTTGCTCGTGAACAAAGGGAACGAGACGAGCAGGAAAGAAttcagaaaaaagaggaggaaag GAAAATACAAGAAGAAATGGCGAAGAAGGCAATTGAAGATAAAGCCCGACAGGAAGAAGAGCTCTCTAGGCTTGAGGAAGAAAGACGTCTAGAAGATGAAGAACAACAAAGGAAGTCTGAAGAGGAAAGAATTCGTGAGGAACAGGAGCGTCTTGCCGAGCTTCAGCAACAG AGAGAAGAAGCTGAAGCCAAAGCTCAAGAAGAGGCTGAAAGGCAGAGACAAGAGCGAGAGAGAATTATGCAGCAAAATATGCAGGAAAGACTTGAGAGAAAGAAG AGAATTGAAGAGATAATGAAGAGAACGAGAAAGGCAGAACAGAATGCAGCCAAG AGTGAAGAAAAATCTAGTAATGAGGttatggaagaagaggaggaggaagaggaagaagagacagaagagagagatTTTGAAAAAGTGGATCCTTCAG TAAAGATAAATGGCATTGACTCATCCCAGGAAATGAAGACACAATCTGAAATGAGTTCCGAGGCATTGCCCGGAGAGGTAATTGATGAAGAACAGTCTGCAGAAATGCCCAAGGAGGAGGCCGGTGAAGTATTTATGAATGGTGACGAGCAGACTGTTGAGCAGAAAACTGGAGGATCTTTATATTTGGTGCCACCAAAGGATTCCAG TTCTTCAGCAAAAGAAACGGTTATCCAGACCTCAGAAATAGTGCATGTTAATGAAGCGGATCATACAACTGGATTTGTTCCAAATCTTAATGGGAAATCTAGCGCATGGACTTTTGAGGAGATTATTGATCTTGGAGTTCATGCCAAGTCAACCAAATTGAGCTCAGACGGCTTTGCTTCTGATAGCTCTGATCAAAACTTGAATGATGCTGCTACATTCCCACCGAATCCCAAGGTGGCTTTTGAGGAAGATGGAGCAGTAAATACCCTGACCAAACCAATAGAGACTCCATCAG AACTGTGA
- the MAP7D3 gene encoding MAP7 domain-containing protein 3 isoform X5 yields the protein MKGISSQANKQSPSSVNLKQAESVMNKRLSTSSATLLNSPDKSSQKRSASLNRLNNKVPQQSELPPPKVSQVEQKAAAGTFQHPLQTQKMPLRSRSIDRLKSTASPVEPSAADSIQKSEMDKQSPAPTAKRPPSPSLSARRRSPSPANVAKRPPSPSTVKHIQRNRPPSPSVLKQRPPSPSSVYKPVPVQRPPLTPSITKKKSEADSKPKDKGEEVPSQEPGASPTSEKESAAVIAKTKDESNSKTVPGTTSAEEAAKILAEKRRLAREQRERDEQERIQKKEEERKIQEEMAKKAIEDKARQEEELSRLEEERRLEDEEQQRKSEEERIREEQERLAELQQQREEAEAKAQEEAERQRQERERIMQQNMQERLERKKRIEEIMKRTRKAEQNAAKSEEKSSNEVMEEEEEEEEEETEERDFEKVDPSVKINGIDSSQEMKTQSEMSSEALPGEVIDEEQSAEMPKEEAGEVFMNGDEQTVEQKTGGSLYLVPPKDSSSSAKETVIQTSEIVHVNEADHTTGFVPNLNGKSSAWTFEEIIDLGVHAKSTKLSSDGFASDSSDQNLNDAATFPPNPKVAFEEDGAVNTLTKPIETPSEL from the exons caatccccctcctcagtcaACCTCAAGCAAGCAGAATCTGTTATGAACAAACGTTTGTCTACATCTTCAGCAACTCTTCTGAACTCCCCTGACAAGA GTTCCCAAAAGAGAAGTGCTTCTTTAAACAGATTGAATAACAAAGTTCCCCAGCAGTCTGAGCTGCCACCTCCCAAAGTTTCTCAGGTGGAACAGAAAG CTGCAGCCGGTACCTTCCAGCATCCGCTGCAAACTCAGAAGATGCCGTTGCGCAGCCGCAGCATCGACAGGCTGAAGAGCACCGCCTCTCCAGTGGAGCCCAGCGCTGCGGATTCCATTCAG AAATCAGAAATGGACAAGCAGTCACCAGCTCCTACTGCGAAGCGTCCACCTTCACCATCCCTATCAGCTCGTAGGCGGTCGCCTTCCCCAGCTAATGTTGCTAAGCGCCCTCCATCACCTTCCACTGTTAA GCATATTCAAAGGAATCGTCCACCTTCACCTAGTGTTTTGAAACAAAGACCACCGTCTCCCTCCAGTGTTTATAAGCCAGTACCTGTCCAGCGTCCCCCACTCACACCCAGTATTACCAAAAAAAAATCGGAGGCAGATTCAAAGCCAAAGGATAAAGGTGAAGAAGTCCCAAGCCAAGAGCCTGGGGCATCACCAACCTCAGAGAAAGAAAGTGCAGCAGTTATTGCAAAGACCAAAGACG AGTCTAATAGCAAAACTGTACCTGGGACcacaagtgctgaggaagctGCCAAAATTCTGGCAGAGAAACGCCGCCTTGCTCGTGAACAAAGGGAACGAGACGAGCAGGAAAGAAttcagaaaaaagaggaggaaag GAAAATACAAGAAGAAATGGCGAAGAAGGCAATTGAAGATAAAGCCCGACAGGAAGAAGAGCTCTCTAGGCTTGAGGAAGAAAGACGTCTAGAAGATGAAGAACAACAAAGGAAGTCTGAAGAGGAAAGAATTCGTGAGGAACAGGAGCGTCTTGCCGAGCTTCAGCAACAG AGAGAAGAAGCTGAAGCCAAAGCTCAAGAAGAGGCTGAAAGGCAGAGACAAGAGCGAGAGAGAATTATGCAGCAAAATATGCAGGAAAGACTTGAGAGAAAGAAG AGAATTGAAGAGATAATGAAGAGAACGAGAAAGGCAGAACAGAATGCAGCCAAG AGTGAAGAAAAATCTAGTAATGAGGttatggaagaagaggaggaggaagaggaagaagagacagaagagagagatTTTGAAAAAGTGGATCCTTCAG TAAAGATAAATGGCATTGACTCATCCCAGGAAATGAAGACACAATCTGAAATGAGTTCCGAGGCATTGCCCGGAGAGGTAATTGATGAAGAACAGTCTGCAGAAATGCCCAAGGAGGAGGCCGGTGAAGTATTTATGAATGGTGACGAGCAGACTGTTGAGCAGAAAACTGGAGGATCTTTATATTTGGTGCCACCAAAGGATTCCAG TTCTTCAGCAAAAGAAACGGTTATCCAGACCTCAGAAATAGTGCATGTTAATGAAGCGGATCATACAACTGGATTTGTTCCAAATCTTAATGGGAAATCTAGCGCATGGACTTTTGAGGAGATTATTGATCTTGGAGTTCATGCCAAGTCAACCAAATTGAGCTCAGACGGCTTTGCTTCTGATAGCTCTGATCAAAACTTGAATGATGCTGCTACATTCCCACCGAATCCCAAGGTGGCTTTTGAGGAAGATGGAGCAGTAAATACCCTGACCAAACCAATAGAGACTCCATCAG AACTGTGA
- the MAP7D3 gene encoding MAP7 domain-containing protein 3 isoform X1: MKGISSQANKQSPSSVNLKQAESVMNKRLSTSSATLLNSPDKSSQKRSASLNRLNNKVPQQSELPPPKVSQVEQKARRSQINPLESSVISRLLAPTQASLARSKSAAALSSDGKDPPEFHLCPRSAAAGTFQHPLQTQKMPLRSRSIDRLKSTASPVEPSAADSIQKSEMDKQSPAPTAKRPPSPSLSARRRSPSPANVAKRPPSPSTVKHIQRNRPPSPSVLKQRPPSPSSVYKPVPVQRPPLTPSITKKKSEADSKPKDKGEEVPSQEPGASPTSEKESAAVIAKTKDESNSKTVPGTTSAEEAAKILAEKRRLAREQRERDEQERIQKKEEERKIQEEMAKKAIEDKARQEEELSRLEEERRLEDEEQQRKSEEERIREEQERLAELQQQREEAEAKAQEEAERQRQERERIMQQNMQERLERKKRIEEIMKRTRKAEQNAAKSEEKSSNEVMEEEEEEEEEETEERDFEKVDPSVKINGIDSSQEMKTQSEMSSEALPGEVIDEEQSAEMPKEEAGEVFMNGDEQTVEQKTGGSLYLVPPKDSSSSAKETVIQTSEIVHVNEADHTTGFVPNLNGKSSAWTFEEIIDLGVHAKSTKLSSDGFASDSSDQNLNDAATFPPNPKVAFEEDGAVNTLTKPIETPSEL, from the exons caatccccctcctcagtcaACCTCAAGCAAGCAGAATCTGTTATGAACAAACGTTTGTCTACATCTTCAGCAACTCTTCTGAACTCCCCTGACAAGA GTTCCCAAAAGAGAAGTGCTTCTTTAAACAGATTGAATAACAAAGTTCCCCAGCAGTCTGAGCTGCCACCTCCCAAAGTTTCTCAGGTGGAACAGAAAG CTCGTCGCTCTCAGATCAACCCTCTGGAGAGTAGTGTAATCAGTCGCCTCCTCGCTCCCACACAGGCCTCTTTAGCTAGAAGTAAAAGTGCTGCTGCATTATCGTCTGATGGAAAAGATCCCCCAG AATTTCACCTCTGTCCTCGTTCAGCTGCAGCCGGTACCTTCCAGCATCCGCTGCAAACTCAGAAGATGCCGTTGCGCAGCCGCAGCATCGACAGGCTGAAGAGCACCGCCTCTCCAGTGGAGCCCAGCGCTGCGGATTCCATTCAG AAATCAGAAATGGACAAGCAGTCACCAGCTCCTACTGCGAAGCGTCCACCTTCACCATCCCTATCAGCTCGTAGGCGGTCGCCTTCCCCAGCTAATGTTGCTAAGCGCCCTCCATCACCTTCCACTGTTAA GCATATTCAAAGGAATCGTCCACCTTCACCTAGTGTTTTGAAACAAAGACCACCGTCTCCCTCCAGTGTTTATAAGCCAGTACCTGTCCAGCGTCCCCCACTCACACCCAGTATTACCAAAAAAAAATCGGAGGCAGATTCAAAGCCAAAGGATAAAGGTGAAGAAGTCCCAAGCCAAGAGCCTGGGGCATCACCAACCTCAGAGAAAGAAAGTGCAGCAGTTATTGCAAAGACCAAAGACG AGTCTAATAGCAAAACTGTACCTGGGACcacaagtgctgaggaagctGCCAAAATTCTGGCAGAGAAACGCCGCCTTGCTCGTGAACAAAGGGAACGAGACGAGCAGGAAAGAAttcagaaaaaagaggaggaaag GAAAATACAAGAAGAAATGGCGAAGAAGGCAATTGAAGATAAAGCCCGACAGGAAGAAGAGCTCTCTAGGCTTGAGGAAGAAAGACGTCTAGAAGATGAAGAACAACAAAGGAAGTCTGAAGAGGAAAGAATTCGTGAGGAACAGGAGCGTCTTGCCGAGCTTCAGCAACAG AGAGAAGAAGCTGAAGCCAAAGCTCAAGAAGAGGCTGAAAGGCAGAGACAAGAGCGAGAGAGAATTATGCAGCAAAATATGCAGGAAAGACTTGAGAGAAAGAAG AGAATTGAAGAGATAATGAAGAGAACGAGAAAGGCAGAACAGAATGCAGCCAAG AGTGAAGAAAAATCTAGTAATGAGGttatggaagaagaggaggaggaagaggaagaagagacagaagagagagatTTTGAAAAAGTGGATCCTTCAG TAAAGATAAATGGCATTGACTCATCCCAGGAAATGAAGACACAATCTGAAATGAGTTCCGAGGCATTGCCCGGAGAGGTAATTGATGAAGAACAGTCTGCAGAAATGCCCAAGGAGGAGGCCGGTGAAGTATTTATGAATGGTGACGAGCAGACTGTTGAGCAGAAAACTGGAGGATCTTTATATTTGGTGCCACCAAAGGATTCCAG TTCTTCAGCAAAAGAAACGGTTATCCAGACCTCAGAAATAGTGCATGTTAATGAAGCGGATCATACAACTGGATTTGTTCCAAATCTTAATGGGAAATCTAGCGCATGGACTTTTGAGGAGATTATTGATCTTGGAGTTCATGCCAAGTCAACCAAATTGAGCTCAGACGGCTTTGCTTCTGATAGCTCTGATCAAAACTTGAATGATGCTGCTACATTCCCACCGAATCCCAAGGTGGCTTTTGAGGAAGATGGAGCAGTAAATACCCTGACCAAACCAATAGAGACTCCATCAG AACTGTGA
- the MAP7D3 gene encoding MAP7 domain-containing protein 3 isoform X4: MKGISSQANKQSPSSVNLKQAESVMNKRLSTSSATLLNSPDKTRRSQINPLESSVISRLLAPTQASLARSKSAAALSSDGKDPPEFHLCPRSAAAGTFQHPLQTQKMPLRSRSIDRLKSTASPVEPSAADSIQKSEMDKQSPAPTAKRPPSPSLSARRRSPSPANVAKRPPSPSTVKHIQRNRPPSPSVLKQRPPSPSSVYKPVPVQRPPLTPSITKKKSEADSKPKDKGEEVPSQEPGASPTSEKESAAVIAKTKDESNSKTVPGTTSAEEAAKILAEKRRLAREQRERDEQERIQKKEEERKIQEEMAKKAIEDKARQEEELSRLEEERRLEDEEQQRKSEEERIREEQERLAELQQQREEAEAKAQEEAERQRQERERIMQQNMQERLERKKRIEEIMKRTRKAEQNAAKSEEKSSNEVMEEEEEEEEEETEERDFEKVDPSVKINGIDSSQEMKTQSEMSSEALPGEVIDEEQSAEMPKEEAGEVFMNGDEQTVEQKTGGSLYLVPPKDSSSSAKETVIQTSEIVHVNEADHTTGFVPNLNGKSSAWTFEEIIDLGVHAKSTKLSSDGFASDSSDQNLNDAATFPPNPKVAFEEDGAVNTLTKPIETPSEL; encoded by the exons caatccccctcctcagtcaACCTCAAGCAAGCAGAATCTGTTATGAACAAACGTTTGTCTACATCTTCAGCAACTCTTCTGAACTCCCCTGACAAGA CTCGTCGCTCTCAGATCAACCCTCTGGAGAGTAGTGTAATCAGTCGCCTCCTCGCTCCCACACAGGCCTCTTTAGCTAGAAGTAAAAGTGCTGCTGCATTATCGTCTGATGGAAAAGATCCCCCAG AATTTCACCTCTGTCCTCGTTCAGCTGCAGCCGGTACCTTCCAGCATCCGCTGCAAACTCAGAAGATGCCGTTGCGCAGCCGCAGCATCGACAGGCTGAAGAGCACCGCCTCTCCAGTGGAGCCCAGCGCTGCGGATTCCATTCAG AAATCAGAAATGGACAAGCAGTCACCAGCTCCTACTGCGAAGCGTCCACCTTCACCATCCCTATCAGCTCGTAGGCGGTCGCCTTCCCCAGCTAATGTTGCTAAGCGCCCTCCATCACCTTCCACTGTTAA GCATATTCAAAGGAATCGTCCACCTTCACCTAGTGTTTTGAAACAAAGACCACCGTCTCCCTCCAGTGTTTATAAGCCAGTACCTGTCCAGCGTCCCCCACTCACACCCAGTATTACCAAAAAAAAATCGGAGGCAGATTCAAAGCCAAAGGATAAAGGTGAAGAAGTCCCAAGCCAAGAGCCTGGGGCATCACCAACCTCAGAGAAAGAAAGTGCAGCAGTTATTGCAAAGACCAAAGACG AGTCTAATAGCAAAACTGTACCTGGGACcacaagtgctgaggaagctGCCAAAATTCTGGCAGAGAAACGCCGCCTTGCTCGTGAACAAAGGGAACGAGACGAGCAGGAAAGAAttcagaaaaaagaggaggaaag GAAAATACAAGAAGAAATGGCGAAGAAGGCAATTGAAGATAAAGCCCGACAGGAAGAAGAGCTCTCTAGGCTTGAGGAAGAAAGACGTCTAGAAGATGAAGAACAACAAAGGAAGTCTGAAGAGGAAAGAATTCGTGAGGAACAGGAGCGTCTTGCCGAGCTTCAGCAACAG AGAGAAGAAGCTGAAGCCAAAGCTCAAGAAGAGGCTGAAAGGCAGAGACAAGAGCGAGAGAGAATTATGCAGCAAAATATGCAGGAAAGACTTGAGAGAAAGAAG AGAATTGAAGAGATAATGAAGAGAACGAGAAAGGCAGAACAGAATGCAGCCAAG AGTGAAGAAAAATCTAGTAATGAGGttatggaagaagaggaggaggaagaggaagaagagacagaagagagagatTTTGAAAAAGTGGATCCTTCAG TAAAGATAAATGGCATTGACTCATCCCAGGAAATGAAGACACAATCTGAAATGAGTTCCGAGGCATTGCCCGGAGAGGTAATTGATGAAGAACAGTCTGCAGAAATGCCCAAGGAGGAGGCCGGTGAAGTATTTATGAATGGTGACGAGCAGACTGTTGAGCAGAAAACTGGAGGATCTTTATATTTGGTGCCACCAAAGGATTCCAG TTCTTCAGCAAAAGAAACGGTTATCCAGACCTCAGAAATAGTGCATGTTAATGAAGCGGATCATACAACTGGATTTGTTCCAAATCTTAATGGGAAATCTAGCGCATGGACTTTTGAGGAGATTATTGATCTTGGAGTTCATGCCAAGTCAACCAAATTGAGCTCAGACGGCTTTGCTTCTGATAGCTCTGATCAAAACTTGAATGATGCTGCTACATTCCCACCGAATCCCAAGGTGGCTTTTGAGGAAGATGGAGCAGTAAATACCCTGACCAAACCAATAGAGACTCCATCAG AACTGTGA
- the MAP7D3 gene encoding MAP7 domain-containing protein 3 isoform X2 has translation MKGISSQANKQSPSSVNLKQAESVMNKRLSTSSATLLNSPDKSSQKRSASLNRLNNKVPQQSELPPPKVSQVEQKARRSQINPLESSVISRLLAPTQASLARSKSAAALSSDGKDPPAAAGTFQHPLQTQKMPLRSRSIDRLKSTASPVEPSAADSIQKSEMDKQSPAPTAKRPPSPSLSARRRSPSPANVAKRPPSPSTVKHIQRNRPPSPSVLKQRPPSPSSVYKPVPVQRPPLTPSITKKKSEADSKPKDKGEEVPSQEPGASPTSEKESAAVIAKTKDESNSKTVPGTTSAEEAAKILAEKRRLAREQRERDEQERIQKKEEERKIQEEMAKKAIEDKARQEEELSRLEEERRLEDEEQQRKSEEERIREEQERLAELQQQREEAEAKAQEEAERQRQERERIMQQNMQERLERKKRIEEIMKRTRKAEQNAAKSEEKSSNEVMEEEEEEEEEETEERDFEKVDPSVKINGIDSSQEMKTQSEMSSEALPGEVIDEEQSAEMPKEEAGEVFMNGDEQTVEQKTGGSLYLVPPKDSSSSAKETVIQTSEIVHVNEADHTTGFVPNLNGKSSAWTFEEIIDLGVHAKSTKLSSDGFASDSSDQNLNDAATFPPNPKVAFEEDGAVNTLTKPIETPSEL, from the exons caatccccctcctcagtcaACCTCAAGCAAGCAGAATCTGTTATGAACAAACGTTTGTCTACATCTTCAGCAACTCTTCTGAACTCCCCTGACAAGA GTTCCCAAAAGAGAAGTGCTTCTTTAAACAGATTGAATAACAAAGTTCCCCAGCAGTCTGAGCTGCCACCTCCCAAAGTTTCTCAGGTGGAACAGAAAG CTCGTCGCTCTCAGATCAACCCTCTGGAGAGTAGTGTAATCAGTCGCCTCCTCGCTCCCACACAGGCCTCTTTAGCTAGAAGTAAAAGTGCTGCTGCATTATCGTCTGATGGAAAAGATCCCCCAG CTGCAGCCGGTACCTTCCAGCATCCGCTGCAAACTCAGAAGATGCCGTTGCGCAGCCGCAGCATCGACAGGCTGAAGAGCACCGCCTCTCCAGTGGAGCCCAGCGCTGCGGATTCCATTCAG AAATCAGAAATGGACAAGCAGTCACCAGCTCCTACTGCGAAGCGTCCACCTTCACCATCCCTATCAGCTCGTAGGCGGTCGCCTTCCCCAGCTAATGTTGCTAAGCGCCCTCCATCACCTTCCACTGTTAA GCATATTCAAAGGAATCGTCCACCTTCACCTAGTGTTTTGAAACAAAGACCACCGTCTCCCTCCAGTGTTTATAAGCCAGTACCTGTCCAGCGTCCCCCACTCACACCCAGTATTACCAAAAAAAAATCGGAGGCAGATTCAAAGCCAAAGGATAAAGGTGAAGAAGTCCCAAGCCAAGAGCCTGGGGCATCACCAACCTCAGAGAAAGAAAGTGCAGCAGTTATTGCAAAGACCAAAGACG AGTCTAATAGCAAAACTGTACCTGGGACcacaagtgctgaggaagctGCCAAAATTCTGGCAGAGAAACGCCGCCTTGCTCGTGAACAAAGGGAACGAGACGAGCAGGAAAGAAttcagaaaaaagaggaggaaag GAAAATACAAGAAGAAATGGCGAAGAAGGCAATTGAAGATAAAGCCCGACAGGAAGAAGAGCTCTCTAGGCTTGAGGAAGAAAGACGTCTAGAAGATGAAGAACAACAAAGGAAGTCTGAAGAGGAAAGAATTCGTGAGGAACAGGAGCGTCTTGCCGAGCTTCAGCAACAG AGAGAAGAAGCTGAAGCCAAAGCTCAAGAAGAGGCTGAAAGGCAGAGACAAGAGCGAGAGAGAATTATGCAGCAAAATATGCAGGAAAGACTTGAGAGAAAGAAG AGAATTGAAGAGATAATGAAGAGAACGAGAAAGGCAGAACAGAATGCAGCCAAG AGTGAAGAAAAATCTAGTAATGAGGttatggaagaagaggaggaggaagaggaagaagagacagaagagagagatTTTGAAAAAGTGGATCCTTCAG TAAAGATAAATGGCATTGACTCATCCCAGGAAATGAAGACACAATCTGAAATGAGTTCCGAGGCATTGCCCGGAGAGGTAATTGATGAAGAACAGTCTGCAGAAATGCCCAAGGAGGAGGCCGGTGAAGTATTTATGAATGGTGACGAGCAGACTGTTGAGCAGAAAACTGGAGGATCTTTATATTTGGTGCCACCAAAGGATTCCAG TTCTTCAGCAAAAGAAACGGTTATCCAGACCTCAGAAATAGTGCATGTTAATGAAGCGGATCATACAACTGGATTTGTTCCAAATCTTAATGGGAAATCTAGCGCATGGACTTTTGAGGAGATTATTGATCTTGGAGTTCATGCCAAGTCAACCAAATTGAGCTCAGACGGCTTTGCTTCTGATAGCTCTGATCAAAACTTGAATGATGCTGCTACATTCCCACCGAATCCCAAGGTGGCTTTTGAGGAAGATGGAGCAGTAAATACCCTGACCAAACCAATAGAGACTCCATCAG AACTGTGA
- the MAP7D3 gene encoding MAP7 domain-containing protein 3 isoform X7 — MKGISSQANKQSPSSVNLKQAESVMNKRLSTSSATLLNSPDKTAAGTFQHPLQTQKMPLRSRSIDRLKSTASPVEPSAADSIQKSEMDKQSPAPTAKRPPSPSLSARRRSPSPANVAKRPPSPSTVKHIQRNRPPSPSVLKQRPPSPSSVYKPVPVQRPPLTPSITKKKSEADSKPKDKGEEVPSQEPGASPTSEKESAAVIAKTKDESNSKTVPGTTSAEEAAKILAEKRRLAREQRERDEQERIQKKEEERKIQEEMAKKAIEDKARQEEELSRLEEERRLEDEEQQRKSEEERIREEQERLAELQQQREEAEAKAQEEAERQRQERERIMQQNMQERLERKKRIEEIMKRTRKAEQNAAKSEEKSSNEVMEEEEEEEEEETEERDFEKVDPSVKINGIDSSQEMKTQSEMSSEALPGEVIDEEQSAEMPKEEAGEVFMNGDEQTVEQKTGGSLYLVPPKDSSSSAKETVIQTSEIVHVNEADHTTGFVPNLNGKSSAWTFEEIIDLGVHAKSTKLSSDGFASDSSDQNLNDAATFPPNPKVAFEEDGAVNTLTKPIETPSEL; from the exons caatccccctcctcagtcaACCTCAAGCAAGCAGAATCTGTTATGAACAAACGTTTGTCTACATCTTCAGCAACTCTTCTGAACTCCCCTGACAAGA CTGCAGCCGGTACCTTCCAGCATCCGCTGCAAACTCAGAAGATGCCGTTGCGCAGCCGCAGCATCGACAGGCTGAAGAGCACCGCCTCTCCAGTGGAGCCCAGCGCTGCGGATTCCATTCAG AAATCAGAAATGGACAAGCAGTCACCAGCTCCTACTGCGAAGCGTCCACCTTCACCATCCCTATCAGCTCGTAGGCGGTCGCCTTCCCCAGCTAATGTTGCTAAGCGCCCTCCATCACCTTCCACTGTTAA GCATATTCAAAGGAATCGTCCACCTTCACCTAGTGTTTTGAAACAAAGACCACCGTCTCCCTCCAGTGTTTATAAGCCAGTACCTGTCCAGCGTCCCCCACTCACACCCAGTATTACCAAAAAAAAATCGGAGGCAGATTCAAAGCCAAAGGATAAAGGTGAAGAAGTCCCAAGCCAAGAGCCTGGGGCATCACCAACCTCAGAGAAAGAAAGTGCAGCAGTTATTGCAAAGACCAAAGACG AGTCTAATAGCAAAACTGTACCTGGGACcacaagtgctgaggaagctGCCAAAATTCTGGCAGAGAAACGCCGCCTTGCTCGTGAACAAAGGGAACGAGACGAGCAGGAAAGAAttcagaaaaaagaggaggaaag GAAAATACAAGAAGAAATGGCGAAGAAGGCAATTGAAGATAAAGCCCGACAGGAAGAAGAGCTCTCTAGGCTTGAGGAAGAAAGACGTCTAGAAGATGAAGAACAACAAAGGAAGTCTGAAGAGGAAAGAATTCGTGAGGAACAGGAGCGTCTTGCCGAGCTTCAGCAACAG AGAGAAGAAGCTGAAGCCAAAGCTCAAGAAGAGGCTGAAAGGCAGAGACAAGAGCGAGAGAGAATTATGCAGCAAAATATGCAGGAAAGACTTGAGAGAAAGAAG AGAATTGAAGAGATAATGAAGAGAACGAGAAAGGCAGAACAGAATGCAGCCAAG AGTGAAGAAAAATCTAGTAATGAGGttatggaagaagaggaggaggaagaggaagaagagacagaagagagagatTTTGAAAAAGTGGATCCTTCAG TAAAGATAAATGGCATTGACTCATCCCAGGAAATGAAGACACAATCTGAAATGAGTTCCGAGGCATTGCCCGGAGAGGTAATTGATGAAGAACAGTCTGCAGAAATGCCCAAGGAGGAGGCCGGTGAAGTATTTATGAATGGTGACGAGCAGACTGTTGAGCAGAAAACTGGAGGATCTTTATATTTGGTGCCACCAAAGGATTCCAG TTCTTCAGCAAAAGAAACGGTTATCCAGACCTCAGAAATAGTGCATGTTAATGAAGCGGATCATACAACTGGATTTGTTCCAAATCTTAATGGGAAATCTAGCGCATGGACTTTTGAGGAGATTATTGATCTTGGAGTTCATGCCAAGTCAACCAAATTGAGCTCAGACGGCTTTGCTTCTGATAGCTCTGATCAAAACTTGAATGATGCTGCTACATTCCCACCGAATCCCAAGGTGGCTTTTGAGGAAGATGGAGCAGTAAATACCCTGACCAAACCAATAGAGACTCCATCAG AACTGTGA